TCGAAGAAGCGCTCCACGTCGCCGGCCTCCACGGCCTCGCGCTGCGCCGCGACGATCGCGCCGAATTCGGTCAGCTGTGCCGGCGTGATGGTCTGCGCGAGCTGCACGTGGTTGGCGCATTCGAGCGTGCTGCGCGCGAAGCGCCCTTCCTCCAGCTGCGAGACCGAGATCGGCGCGACCATCGTGCCGACCTTGCGGATGATGTTCACCAGATGCTCGTCGGCCAGCTGCGCGAGCGCCTCGCGCACCGGCGTGCGGCTGACCTCGAACGCTTCGGCGATGGCCGCCTCGGAGAGGCTCGTATGCGGCGGCAACGCGCCGCGCACGATCGCGTCGCGCAAAAAACGGTGAACCTGGGGGCGGTAGGGCTGGTCGGCGTTCGCCTCGAAGCCGCGCAGGGCTGCGAGCGCGATGTTTTCCTGCAGCGAGGGGGCCATGTCGGTCATAACGGATGGGCGTGCGATGATATGTACCATGGTAGCACTGCGATGATACGGGCAATTCCTAGCGTTTACACCGATAAAATCGGCGATACATGACGCCTATGCTTGGCTCATCACCAAATCTACCATGGTAAATGCCAGTCCCACGATGGCGAAACTCCTGAGCACCGCTGCGCTGTCGGCGCTGGCCCCGACCACACGACGGCCAACCTATGCGCGCGACCGGCTGCGCCGCGGCATCGTCCATCTCGGGCTCGGCGCGTTCCATCGCGCGCATCAGGCGCTCTACACGGAGGCGCTGCTCGAGCGCGGCGACGCACGCTGGGGCACGCTCGGCATCCATCTGCGCGAGCGCCGCATGGCCGACCGGCTCGCCGCGCAGGACACGCTTTACTCGGTGACCGAAAGCGACGGCGAGGCCGCGCACAGTCGCGTGATCGGCGGCCTGCTCGGCGCGCTGCATGCGCCCTCGGCGCTGTCCAGCGTGCTCGACGCGATCGCCGATCCCGGCGTCGCGATCATCAGCCTGACCGTAACCGAAAAGGGCTACTGCATCGCGCCCGCCAGCGGCCAACTCGACGAGCACGATCCCGACCTCCGGCGCGACATGCTCGCGCCCGACGCGCCGCGCACCACGCTCGGCGTACTCGCCGCAGGCCTGCGCCGCCGCGCCGCCGCCGCGCCGCTGACGATCCTCTGTTGCGACAACATGACCGCCAACGGCGATACGCTGCGCCGGCTGCTGATGCAGTACGCAGGGCTCACCGACGCCGCGCTCGCGCGCCGGATCGGCGACACCATCGCGTTTCCGAACACCATGGTGGACCGCATCGTGCCGGCCGCGACGCCGGCCTCGCTCGCCGCGGCCGAGGCACGCCTGGGGCTGCGCGACGAGGCCGCGATCGTCTGCGAACCGTTTACGCAATGGGTCGTCGAGGACCGCTTCAGCGGTCCTCGGCCGGCCTGGGAGGACGCGGGCGCGCTGCTCACCGCGGACGTCCATCCCTACGAGGCGATGAAGCTGCGGCTGCTCAACGGCTCGCATTCGGCGATCGCCTATCTCGGGCAGCTGCGCGGGCTCGCCACCGTGGCCGACGCGATGGCCGACCCGGCGCTGGCCGGCTTCGTGCATGGCCTGATGACCGAGGATCTGCTCGCCACGGTGGCCGTACCGGCCGGCTTCGACATCGGTGCCTATTGCCGCGACCTGCTCGCCCGCTTTCGCAATCCCACGCTCGCGCACGAGACGCGCCAGATCGCCACCGACGGCACCCGGAAGGTGCCCATGCGCTGGCTGCCGGCCCTGCGCGAGAGCCTGGCCGCCGGCGTCGAGCGGCCACGGCTCGAACGCGCGCTGGCCGCCTGGCTGCATTTCCTGGATACGGCGCGCAGCGACGCGGGCGAGCCGCTCGTGCTCGGCGATCCCGGTGCGGAGGCGCTGGCGGCCCGCCTGCAGTCGAGCGCCGCGCCGCTCGACAAGGCGCGGGCCGCGCTCGGCCACGCCAGCGTGTTCGGCAGCGTGCCATGGCCGGAGGCGTTCGTCACGCGGCTCGCGGGGCATCTCGACACGCTGCGCCGCGCCGGCACCGGCGCGCTGCTCGCCGTGCCCGGCCACCGCTGAGCGCCGCGGCACCGTTTACCGCGGCGCCCGGCCCGCGGGCCGGCGCCGCCTGCCCCGGCACGCGCGACACCGGGGACGGCCCGCCGGCCGGACGCGCGACCACGCATCAGGAGACAAGGCATGAAGCAACGCACCATGGGCTGGATAACGGTGTTCCTGTTATTCCTCGTCTACGGCATCAACTACCTGGACCGCGTGGCGCTGTCGCTCACCGCGCCGATGATCCAGCAGGACCTCGGCATCGATGCGGCGCAGATGGGCATCGTGTTCAGCAGCTTCTTCGTCGGCTACGCGCTGTTCAACTTCGTGGGCGGGCTGGCCAGCGACCGGCTCGGGCCAAAGCTCGTCTACGTGCTGGCCGTCGCGCTCTGGTCGCTGTTCTGCGGACTGACGGCCGTGACTATCGGCTTCGCGAGCCTGCTGCTGGTACGCGTGCTGTTCGGCATGGCCGAGGGGCCGCTCTGCGCCGGCGCCAACAAAATGGTCAACAACTGGATGCCGCGCGAGCGCGCCGCCACCGCGATGGGGCTGTTGAGCGCCGGCTCGCCGCTCGGCGGCGCGCTGGCCGGCCCGGTGGTGGGCCTGCTCGCGGCCAGCTTCGGCTGGCGGCCGGCGTTCTGGATCATCTGCGCGATCGGGCTCGTGTGGGTGGTGGTATGGATCGCCCTGACCGCCGACGAACCGGCCAGCAGCCGGCTCGTGGCGGCTGCAGAGGCGCAGCCGGCGGGCGCCGGCGTCGCCCGCGCCGCGCACGCGGCGTTCGGCGCAGAGGCCGCGCAGCTGTCGCTGTGGG
The window above is part of the Burkholderia glumae LMG 2196 = ATCC 33617 genome. Proteins encoded here:
- a CDS encoding GntR family transcriptional regulator, whose amino-acid sequence is MTDMAPSLQENIALAALRGFEANADQPYRPQVHRFLRDAIVRGALPPHTSLSEAAIAEAFEVSRTPVREALAQLADEHLVNIIRKVGTMVAPISVSQLEEGRFARSTLECANHVQLAQTITPAQLTEFGAIVAAQREAVEAGDVERFFDLDERMHRRLFEFAGRGHVWEMLQPMKRQFDRVRWLLLDRVADHARRALHEHELILAQLASRNVALLGATVASHIDRVGSHLPEVRGRVPTHFTD
- a CDS encoding mannitol dehydrogenase family protein; its protein translation is MAKLLSTAALSALAPTTRRPTYARDRLRRGIVHLGLGAFHRAHQALYTEALLERGDARWGTLGIHLRERRMADRLAAQDTLYSVTESDGEAAHSRVIGGLLGALHAPSALSSVLDAIADPGVAIISLTVTEKGYCIAPASGQLDEHDPDLRRDMLAPDAPRTTLGVLAAGLRRRAAAAPLTILCCDNMTANGDTLRRLLMQYAGLTDAALARRIGDTIAFPNTMVDRIVPAATPASLAAAEARLGLRDEAAIVCEPFTQWVVEDRFSGPRPAWEDAGALLTADVHPYEAMKLRLLNGSHSAIAYLGQLRGLATVADAMADPALAGFVHGLMTEDLLATVAVPAGFDIGAYCRDLLARFRNPTLAHETRQIATDGTRKVPMRWLPALRESLAAGVERPRLERALAAWLHFLDTARSDAGEPLVLGDPGAEALAARLQSSAAPLDKARAALGHASVFGSVPWPEAFVTRLAGHLDTLRRAGTGALLAVPGHR
- a CDS encoding MFS transporter encodes the protein MKQRTMGWITVFLLFLVYGINYLDRVALSLTAPMIQQDLGIDAAQMGIVFSSFFVGYALFNFVGGLASDRLGPKLVYVLAVALWSLFCGLTAVTIGFASLLLVRVLFGMAEGPLCAGANKMVNNWMPRERAATAMGLLSAGSPLGGALAGPVVGLLAASFGWRPAFWIICAIGLVWVVVWIALTADEPASSRLVAAAEAQPAGAGVARAAHAAFGAEAAQLSLWAWVRQPLIIAAAFAFFSYNYVLFFFLSWFPSYLVQAHHLNLKEMSLATVVPWLVGTVGLAAGGAISDAIFRWTGRLMLSRKIVLVVALVGTGLCVGVAGIVHTAASAVALMSVALFLLYVTGALYWAVVQDVVHPAKVGGVSGCLHCLGSLSGVIGPAVTGLLVQRSGSFATAFLLAGGVALAGAVLSGIFIREPRARDAIHGRLLREHAGH